One window of the Desulforhopalus sp. genome contains the following:
- a CDS encoding tryptophanase, whose amino-acid sequence MIISLADGRQIPMEMHRVKIVQKINLLPAAERLQCLQAVGYNTFLLPSREVFLDMLTDSGTNAMSDNQLAAMMVADDAYAGSESFYKLERSVKKVFGFNYTLPVHQGRAAEHLLVKVLLKPGQVVLNNYHFPSTRVHVEILGSQIFDLVSDSALIPAGNEPFKGNIDITKLKNAVKEYGPDRIAFIRMEATTNLIGGQPFSMANLREVNKVARDNGILLILDGSLIGENAYFIKQREEGYRHKSIQDILNEMMSYVDIYYMSGRKSGGARGGLIATNIKEQFDHLMNWLPVYEGFSTYGGMSTKEIEAMAVGLEEMTQTEVAGSSPEFIKFFVERLQQYGVPVVTPPGGLACHIDAKAILPHIPPLQYPAEALNAALYLISGARGVERGTMSEDRDRDGNEITARMELVRLAVPRRAFTLGHIEYVADRVAWLHKHKELIGGLKFVQEPPVMRFFFGRLEPLGGNWGAKVVEAFKADFGEDC is encoded by the coding sequence ATGATTATCTCACTCGCAGATGGCCGGCAAATACCCATGGAGATGCATCGGGTAAAAATTGTTCAAAAAATCAATCTTCTTCCAGCTGCTGAACGGCTGCAATGCCTGCAGGCGGTCGGCTATAACACCTTTCTTCTCCCCTCCAGAGAAGTTTTCCTCGATATGCTGACCGATAGCGGGACCAATGCCATGAGCGACAACCAGCTCGCCGCCATGATGGTCGCCGACGATGCTTATGCCGGTTCCGAGAGCTTTTACAAGCTGGAACGTTCCGTTAAAAAGGTTTTTGGCTTCAACTACACCTTGCCGGTGCACCAGGGACGGGCGGCAGAACATCTGCTTGTCAAGGTTTTGCTGAAACCGGGCCAGGTAGTACTGAATAATTACCACTTCCCATCGACACGGGTCCATGTGGAGATTCTTGGCTCGCAGATTTTCGATCTGGTGAGCGACAGTGCGCTCATCCCCGCCGGCAACGAACCCTTTAAAGGCAACATTGATATCACCAAACTGAAAAATGCCGTGAAAGAATATGGTCCGGACCGAATAGCCTTTATCCGGATGGAGGCAACGACCAACCTCATCGGTGGCCAGCCCTTCTCCATGGCCAATCTGCGGGAGGTCAATAAGGTTGCCAGGGACAATGGCATCCTCCTCATCCTGGACGGCAGCCTCATTGGCGAGAATGCCTATTTTATCAAGCAACGCGAGGAGGGGTATCGCCATAAATCGATCCAAGACATCCTCAACGAGATGATGAGCTATGTGGATATTTATTATATGTCCGGCCGAAAAAGCGGCGGAGCCCGCGGTGGGCTGATTGCCACCAACATTAAAGAACAATTCGATCACCTGATGAACTGGCTGCCGGTTTACGAAGGCTTCTCCACCTATGGCGGCATGTCCACCAAGGAAATTGAGGCCATGGCGGTGGGCCTTGAAGAGATGACTCAGACGGAAGTGGCCGGGAGCAGCCCGGAATTCATCAAGTTTTTTGTCGAACGCTTACAACAGTACGGTGTGCCCGTCGTTACCCCGCCGGGCGGATTGGCCTGCCATATCGATGCCAAGGCCATCCTGCCGCACATCCCGCCCCTGCAGTATCCGGCAGAGGCCCTCAATGCGGCACTGTATCTTATCTCCGGAGCACGCGGGGTTGAGAGGGGGACGATGTCCGAAGACCGGGACAGGGACGGCAATGAGATCACCGCCAGAATGGAACTCGTTCGCCTTGCCGTACCGCGGCGCGCCTTTACCCTCGGCCATATCGAGTATGTGGCCGACCGCGTTGCCTGGCTGCATAAACATAAGGAACTGATCGGCGGGCTGAAGTTTGTCCAGGAACCACCGGTAATGCGCTTCTTCTTCGGCCGCCTCGAACCCCTGGGAGGCAATTGGGGCGCCAAGGTGGTAGAGGCATTCAAGGCCGATTTTGGCGAGGACTGCTAA
- a CDS encoding YceI family protein — MNVTFIKPEEALLKIKDGALLIHTLPAEHFAKIHLPGAVNACVYQVTFLDDMKSLCADTDKTIVLYGSSKHSLDAVTAAEKLQRSGYRQVFVLDGGIVAWRGAGLPVEGDAALGDVDPTSRLPPLNGEYQVDTAASIVAWSGRNQNNKHFGTLPLKSGRLVVHGRSLTGELVVDMDAMENINLAGDELQPILLAHLKSDDFFFTKVFPTATFIIDQGELAEIPYRTTANCLLKGSLSLRGVTKDFDFPAIFAVWENGSLGVEAHFDLDRTEWGVIYGSSRFFEHLGMHAVFDQISIELRLVLQGI, encoded by the coding sequence ATGAATGTAACCTTTATCAAGCCTGAGGAGGCCCTTCTGAAGATTAAAGATGGGGCCTTGCTCATTCACACCCTTCCGGCGGAGCATTTTGCCAAAATACATCTTCCAGGGGCCGTCAATGCCTGTGTCTATCAGGTCACCTTTCTTGATGATATGAAATCCCTCTGCGCAGATACGGACAAGACCATTGTCCTCTACGGCTCCAGCAAACACTCTCTCGATGCGGTGACTGCGGCGGAAAAGCTCCAGAGGAGCGGATACCGGCAGGTTTTCGTTTTGGATGGGGGTATTGTTGCCTGGCGCGGGGCAGGTTTGCCGGTGGAAGGCGACGCAGCCCTGGGGGACGTTGATCCTACAAGCCGACTGCCACCCTTAAACGGAGAATATCAAGTAGATACCGCAGCCAGCATCGTGGCATGGTCCGGTCGCAACCAGAATAATAAGCACTTCGGCACACTTCCGCTGAAAAGCGGGCGCCTTGTCGTGCACGGACGTTCTCTTACCGGGGAACTGGTTGTTGATATGGACGCCATGGAAAACATCAATCTGGCCGGTGATGAACTTCAGCCGATTCTTCTCGCCCACCTGAAATCCGATGACTTTTTCTTCACCAAGGTATTTCCAACGGCGACCTTTATCATTGATCAAGGAGAGCTTGCCGAAATTCCCTACAGGACAACTGCCAACTGTCTGCTCAAAGGTTCGCTCAGTCTGCGCGGTGTGACGAAAGATTTTGATTTTCCGGCAATATTTGCAGTATGGGAGAACGGCAGCCTGGGAGTGGAAGCTCATTTTGATCTCGACCGCACCGAGTGGGGTGTCATTTATGGCTCCAGCCGCTTCTTTGAGCATCTTGGCATGCACGCGGTCTTTGACCAGATAAGCATCGAACTGCGCCTTGTTCTGCAGGGGATATAG
- a CDS encoding type II toxin-antitoxin system RelE/ParE family toxin, translated as MSYKLKFLPTALKEWKKLDNTIQIQLKKKLKERLESPHVPSCQLSGFENHYKIKLRASGYRLVYEVIDEEIFVLVIAIGKRDKNLVYKKASERK; from the coding sequence ATGAGCTATAAATTAAAGTTTCTCCCCACAGCCCTTAAGGAATGGAAAAAGCTCGACAATACTATTCAGATTCAACTCAAGAAAAAGTTAAAAGAACGTCTTGAATCTCCACATGTGCCCAGTTGCCAGCTTTCAGGTTTTGAAAACCATTACAAAATTAAACTCAGAGCCAGTGGTTACCGTCTTGTTTATGAAGTAATCGACGAAGAAATTTTTGTTTTGGTAATTGCAATCGGGAAAAGAGACAAAAATCTGGTCTATAAAAAGGCCAGTGAAAGAAAATAA
- a CDS encoding type II toxin-antitoxin system prevent-host-death family antitoxin → MESVLANCSVSISELKKNPSALIEQSGGEPIAILNHNRPTAYLIPAATYEALLEKIENYQLGVIVKERQYEKISAVEVTLDEL, encoded by the coding sequence ATGGAATCTGTATTAGCGAATTGCTCAGTGAGCATTTCGGAACTAAAGAAAAACCCTTCTGCCCTTATTGAACAGTCAGGCGGTGAGCCTATTGCCATTCTTAATCATAATAGACCAACAGCATATCTCATCCCCGCAGCGACATACGAAGCGTTACTCGAAAAAATTGAAAACTACCAACTCGGAGTCATTGTTAAAGAACGGCAGTATGAAAAAATTTCAGCCGTTGAAGTAACGTTAGATGAGCTATAA